The sequence below is a genomic window from Silene latifolia isolate original U9 population chromosome 7, ASM4854445v1, whole genome shotgun sequence.
taacgattgcttagtgttcatgtcactactttgtgtcttgacatgacacgaggtattcgaacggttccaatttcccataaaaattggtggcgactccatacaaaatgcaaacgcttgttttcgagccccttcactcaccaagcgcccccgtgggcggcccgctgtccacaggcaCTAAGGTTGGTGGCACTATTTTCGAGGAGAATGGCCGTCGTCATTCTGCTGCCGAGCTTTTAGCGTCTGCCAACCCGGTTACGCTTGATGTCCTTGTCCAAGCCACTGTCCAACGAACCACTTTCAACAGCGAAGGTATACATTTGTATAGACATGTACTCGGGCCGGGCTGGCCAGAGGGCGGGGCGGGCTCTCCTGGTCAGACCTGGGCCGGGTCGGACTGGGATTTGTTTGGTGGGGGTCGGGGCCTGAGGCGGGCCAAGCCTTgccaatttatttatttttattttatttttgctaaaatggcgGGCCAAGGGCAGGCTGGGCGTGAATTTTAAATAATGAGCCAAGGCGGGCCGGGCTAGGTCAGCCCGTGCTAATGGCCAGCTCTACATACGTATGATTATTATAAAGTCAATGTCAAGTTGGTAATCTGGTGAGTTGGGTATGGTTTAGGTCGTGTCAATGCGAGCTTAGTCGTATTGGTTTAGGTTTTTTCGGTTCAGTATCACCACTTCACCTATTTGTTGGGAAATAGGTCAAATGTTGTACCAGGCTTCGATCGAGTCAGTGATCAGTCTAGCCTTGACATTCCACTTTAGACAAAAAAAGGATATTCCACATGGTAATCCCGTGTTTTTTTATTTTCTACATGGTAACATTATTTTCACCAAAAACGCTTTTGACGAGCCATAACTCACAACCATGAGTTCCGAAAGCGacgatttttttttccaaataaaAGATatcatcaatttgaaaaaaaaatgccGCATTCGGAACACGCTACAAAGAGGTACGGTCAATCAAAGTTTAAAGTTTGACTAGCCGTAATTCTTGCCAGGAGTTCAGAAACTGAAATTTTTTTTCTAGATTAAAGATCTCGTAAAGCCGGtcaattagaaaaaaaaaaatcatcacttTCAGAAGTTTTGATCGTGAATTATGGTCAGTCAAATGCGTTTTTATTAAAAACGAAGTTACCATgtagaaaaaaaaacaaacacgAGGTTTCAAGAAATTTCAAGGACAGTCTTTGATCCAGACTGTCGGGATTACGAAGAAGGGTGTGTATATTGAAGCTAGTAATGGGTTCGGTCAGTCTACTAGTAGTATTCTTCGTCACCATGGGATCGCTTCTGCTGAGGTTCGTGTCTATACTTCTGTTATTCTGATCATTTTGTATTTAGCCTGTAATGATTTATTCCACCAGAATGGCCCGCTTTTCGAGTCTACTCTGACTCGACTGGAAAAATTGACCAGGCCCGTATAACTCGACCAGAATGTTTATTGTTCACCAGAAAATGATCCAAACAGGAAATGACCGGCCTGACCCGTCCGGACCTGAATTTTTGCAAACCCTAAATTGACCCGACTTGGatgacccgtttgccaggtctagacTCGATTGCAAATCGATAATTTTTGTGATCTTGTATTTAGCCTGTAATGATTCCACCCGAATGACCCGCTTTTCGAGTCTACTCTAACTTGACTAGACTGGCAAAATTGACCAGGTCCGAATAACTCGACccgaatgtttattgttgcaaATTGGTTACTATCCATAGATAGCTTGATAATAGTTTACCAGAAAATGATTCAAACACGAAATGACCGGCCTGACCTGTCCTGACCTGAATTCTTGCAAACCCTAAATTGAACCGACCTGGatgacccgtttgccaggtctagacTCGACTGCGAATAATTAATTTCACTGATATTGTCTTTGATTTGGGCAGATTGGTCAGCTGTCAACAATCCCTCCAAGACTAAGAACACACAAGGCAATCCAAGACTACAAAAACAGGAAACAAGACTTACCCTTTGAGGTATTCAATGGAGGATTCATCTTAGGAAAGATAGCGAGACCGAGATCCATAGGACATCTAAAGCTGATTGACACGAATGTCGACAATAATCCCGCTGTCACCTTCAACTACTTCAGTCACCCTCATGATCTAAGAAAATGTGTCGAAAGCATAAGGATAATTGAGAAATTAGTCAAATCCAAGCATTTTGTAGATTACACTGGAACTGATGAAGAAATCACTCAGAAGTTGCTGAATATGAGTGTGCAGGCAAATGTTAATCTCATTCCGAAACAAACTAATGATACTCAGTCTTTAGAACAGTTCTGTAAGGACACTGTCATCACCATTTGGCATTATCATGGAGGTTGCCAAGTTGGCAGGGTAGTTAATCATGATTATCGGGTTCTTGGTGTTGATCGGGTTAGAGTCATTGACGGGTCTACCTTTACTGAATCCCCTGGAACCAATCCTCAAGCTACTGTCATGATGATGGGAAGGTAACTAAATATACGATCATGAGTTCATGACCTGTGTTTGAATCCCGTCACCATCAAATTTCTTCAGCTAGTTTATTTATGATGTGCAGGTACATGGGAGTGAAGATCCTGAGAGAAAGACTTGGAAAAGGAGCCAATGATTAGTTGTTACAGATGATGAACTAAGTAGATTTGTGTGATCTTTGTTTATTAATTTATTAATGTCTTATCTTTTTTATCAATTTTATAATTTCAAGTAATTGTAGAGAAATAGGGTAGCCAAAATGGTAAATGTATTGATTGTCACTTGTGGTGTTAGAAAACAGTTCGCTTTTCTTCATTATGGACCATCAGCAGACGAACCCTGTCTATTTTAAAAAATCGACTAGGGTTTGTCTGCTGAGATAGTTAGAACAAAGACTTGCAATCATCAGCAGATTTGCGATTTTCATTATGGATCATCAATTTGTTAACCCTATCTATTTTAAAACTGTTTTCATTTACTACCGAACATCTTTGAGATAGTCGGATAATGCGATTGTTGGATCAGTATACTTCAAACCGCCTCGTGAGACTCATGCTCTGTAAGTCTCGTAGTTTATAGTTAGAAAACAGTTCGATTTTCCCTCAAATCTGTTTTACGGTGATGGCATACGAGATAACTTGCGTAAAGCAGATCATGCATGCTTGATTCATCTCTAAAATGCGAAAAACATATTATAAACTCTGCGCAATAGTTTACTCAAAACCTAACAGATGTTATATAGATGAAAGTGTGACTTGCACATACCTACAAGGCTACAATGCCACTCTGGGCCTCAAATTTGCTACCTACACGATCGCTAAGAACAAAATGACGATCGTTTTTTTTACCAAGAGAAGGTTCCGTCCTcgttgccttttttttttttttttttttacattcatAAAGAATTTTACATAGACTAGTCTGTTGACCGCCCTTGCTCAATAGTTGAGCAATGAATATTTCAATTTCAAACATGAGATCGGAATTTCGAAACTAGCCCTGATATATAGAGTTCTCTCAATGGGATTCTTGCCAAAGACGTTCGCGCATGCTACCTTTGTAAAATCTTCCCAATCTCAGCCAAAATGGTCTTTTCCTCAGAGGACCGGACCGCATTTCTGTTCTCATTTTCGATATCTTCAAATTGGGTGATGCACTCACCAAATCCACTCATGATAATGATATCTTGGCGTCAGGACACGATTCATACCCAAATGCAGGATATGGACCTCCAAGAAACTCTCGGAATTCACTTACAGGATCCATTATCATTTCTAAACCCTCATTGCTTGCGAGGAGTAGCTAAATGAGCGGATTGTCTTTAAGAGTAATATTCAAAGATGTTTTACAGAATAGACAATGGCTAAATTTGTATCCTCTAGTTTATGGGGAGCATTTACTCTAATGTGTATATTACTCACCTGGCTGTGATTTAACACATATGGTAAAAAAATCCATGTAGGCCTTTAGGGGCCTTTTATAActtcagctagtcttgcttgtgacgggttaatcccgtcacaagcttgtgacctctcacaaaaagggagaggggataagGTGGGACACCCttcatgtgcttcccactcatctatcaatgggtattttgtgagaggaaacggtatctatcacaagcttgtgacggatatcgtccgtcttcaatgagattttgtgttatgaCTTACGCTGTAGgaatatttacgactaaattcAGTGTGGAGTGATCGTATAGATGTGTTCTAACTTttcaaatcccatgaattggcTATTTGGTTGGATTTATTTTCTCTTTAGACCCCGATGTGTTTCAAGATTCTATGATCCAACGAAAAAATCAAAGAAACAAATGACTTGGTCCACCAAATTCGCTGCCATATTTGAAAAGTTGGGAAGCACATTTGTTGAAAAAACCATTTCTCTAAGCAATCAAAGATTATATCTCCTCCCAAATCTGATGCCACAATCCATGTCACCGTGACATGAAAGAAAATCACTGGTCTAATTAATTAAGGAAGATGACCAGAATATTGGGGTTGAAAATGAAGATGGAATCCATGAAGgtgttggtaaatttaatgaacATGATATGTTTAACAATAGTCTTGACCCATTGTTCTTATCACATGATACAAATGAGAAAATCGTCAAAATCATTGGCGATAACTTGAGGAAAACGAAGATGACAAGCCCATTCTTATATCAAGCTTGTTTCAAACAAAGAAATCAGGTtcgaggaaaaaaaaaaacgatctcTACAACAGTCAAGGTAAATGTTGCATCTGGTACTTTATCAATTGGCTAGTGATACCATGAAGTCTCATGATGAACTTGAGAAATTTCGAATTTTTAATGGAGAATTTTTGGAGCGTAGGCAAACATTTGAGGGGAAAAGTCACAAGGATATTGATGATGCTTGATTAACCCCATTTCTAGCCCACTTATCCATTACCCTAACCCATTACCCATAATCTTAACCCTTTTTGGATTAATGTTCATCAAATTCTTTTGCAAACCATACTTATTTTATTTGTTGAACCTAGCCTTGTTGTTATTAAAGTAATGTCAATGTCAAATTGTGTCCGTCACTATATTTATCATTCCTTGATAATGTCAAGAGGTGGAAGTAGTATAATTATGTTGCATAGATCTGCTGTAtttcttgtgaacttacaattcattaagtttctcaagtttgTACTTAATAGCTCTTACTTGTGTTAGTATATAACCAAGTAAAGGAGAAATTTTTTAAAAGGTaaacctaattcaccccctcccctctTAACTCTTCACACCATCATCCACCAAAAAAGTGTTGGTTTGGATGGATTTATATTTTCGTTGTAAATTATTCCTGTTATCAACGGatataaataagaatttgtgataagACATACTTTTTgtcaacatttttttttaaaaataaaatatactCCATATTGTGTGATAGATACGAATAGATGTTGTCATTTTATACTCTTAGTACTTGCGAGAATCCATGGATTATATTCGAGCCGTTCACATATT
It includes:
- the LOC141589702 gene encoding protein HOTHEAD-like, giving the protein MSLSKPLSNEPLSTAKKKKQTRGFKKFQGQSLIQTVGITKKGVYIEASNGFGQSTSSILRHHGIASAEIGQLSTIPPRLRTHKAIQDYKNRKQDLPFEVFNGGFILGKIARPRSIGHLKLIDTNVDNNPAVTFNYFSHPHDLRKCVESIRIIEKLVKSKHFVDYTGTDEEITQKLLNMSVQANVNLIPKQTNDTQSLEQFCKDTVITIWHYHGGCQVGRVVNHDYRVLGVDRVRVIDGSTFTESPGTNPQATVMMMGRYMGVKILRERLGKGAND